In a single window of the Coffea eugenioides isolate CCC68of chromosome 3, Ceug_1.0, whole genome shotgun sequence genome:
- the LOC113764598 gene encoding pentatricopeptide repeat-containing protein At1g06710, mitochondrial, translating into MSKRFLRNAISIPVLCSSSRDPLFFSLKFFTRPITTQENNWDTFTDVDCNFQEFESFPPEKTPASSFSPQEYSFLRDSLLENPGTEATSKAQNLETGNCSDDALLILDAVKNNDDGFGDKTQKFLRQFRHKLDEILVVDVLKNVQNVQLGVKFFTWAGRQIGYNHGLAVYDALLDLLGCNRNDRIQESFLQEIKNDDREVLGKLLNVLIKKCCRNGLWNLALEELGRLKDFGYKPSRATYNALVQVFLRVDKLESAALVHREMLDLGFKMDAYTLLCFTRSLCKEGKWREALDLIEKEEFVPDTVMYTSMISGLCEASLFEEAMNFLNIMRCNSCIPNDVTYETLLCGCLNKRKLGRCKRLLSMMITEGCYPRPKIFNSLVHAYCRSGDYSYAYKLLKKMVLCGHQPGYVVYNILIGGICGNEELPNSDVLEIAEKCYDEMLDRGVVLNKVNVANFSRCLCGVGKIEKAMKVIREMMRKGFIPDVSTYSKVISFLCNASKLDKAFLLFQEMRGNGIVPDIYTYTMLIDNFCKAGLIQQARSWFNEMVKDGCKPNVVTYTALIHAYLKARKMSDANDLFEMMLTEGCLPNVVTFTALIDGHCKAGDVERAYQIYARMVGNENIPDVDMYFRGSDESAKEVNVVTYGALVDGLCKVHKVKEACNLLDVMSTQGCEPNHIVYDALIDGFCKAGKLDEAQSIYTRMLERGYNPSLYTYSSFLDRLFKDKRLDLAIKVLSKMLENSCAPNVVIYTEMVDGLCKVGKTDEAYKLLLMMEEKGCQPNVVTYTSMIDGFGKVGKLDRCSELFQRMSMKGCAPNYITYAVLINHYSVAGLLDEAYQLLEEMRKTYWPVQMASYRKVIEGFNKEFITSLGLLTDISQVDSVVPVIPIYKLLIHSFNKAGRLEVALELLEEISSSSSSPSTMANMYSSLIESLCHSHKVEKAFELYVDMINRGLIPELGVFVNLIRGLINVNRWENALHLSESLCYMDIQWLPCDNTRGVS; encoded by the exons ATGAGTAAAAGGTTCCTCAGAAATGCTATATCCATTCCAGTTCTCTGCTCATCCTCCAGAGACCCCCTCTTTTTCTCCCTGAAATTCTTCACCAGACCCATCACTACTCAAGAAAATAATTGGGATACTTTTACAGATGTAGATTGCAATTTTCAAGAATTTGAGTCTTTTCCACCTGAAAAAACTCCAGCCAGTTCTTTTTCACCCCAGGAATATTCCTTTTTGAGGGACTCATTGTTGGAAAATCCAGGCACTGAAGCTACTTCAAAAGCTCAAAACTTGGAGACTGGTAATTGTTCAGATGATGCTCTTTTGATTCTTGATGCTGTAAAGAATAATGATGATGGGTTTGGGGATAAAACCCAGAAATTTCTTAGGCAGTTTAGGCATAaattggatgaaattttggttgttgatgtGTTAAAGAATGTACAAAATGTTCAACTTGGTGTAAAGTTTTTCACATGGGCTGGTAGGCAGATTGGGTATAATCATGGTTTAGCTGTTTATGACGCTCTGTTAGATTTATTGGGGTGTAATAGAAATGATAGAATTCAAGAAAGTTTTCTTCAAGAAATCAAGAACGATGATAGAGAGGTTCTTGGTAAATTGCTGAATGTGTTGATTAAGAAATGCTGCCGAAACGGGTTGTGGAATTTGGCACTGGAGGAGTTGGGGAGGCTTAAGGATTTTGGATATAAGCCATCAAGGGCCACGTATAATGCTTTGGTTCAGGTTTTTCTGAGAGTTGACAAATTGGAAAGTGCAGCTTTGGTTCATAGGGAGATGTTGGATTTGGGATTTAAGATGGATGCCTATACATTGCTGTGTTTCACACGTTCTTTGTGTAAGGAGGGTAAATGGAGAGAAGCTCTAGATTTAATCGAAAAGGAAGAATTTGTACCAGATACAGTTATGTATACTAGCATGATATCCGGATTGTGTGAAGCTTCACTTTTTGAAGAAGCtatgaattttttaaacatAATGCGGTGTAATTCATGCATTCCTAATGATGTAACTTATGAGACTTTGCTTTGTGGTTGTTTGAATAAGAGAAAATTAGGTAGGTGCAAGAGATTGCTGAGTATGATGATTACAGAAGGTTGTTATCCCCGTCCGAAGATATTTAATTCTCTTGTGCATGCCTATTGCAGGTCAGGGGACTACTCTTATGCCTATAAATTGCTTAAAAAAATGGTTCTTTGTGGTCATCAGCCAGGTTATGTGGTCTACAACATATTGATTGGTGGTATTTGTGGCAATGAGGAGCTGCCTAACTCAGATGTCCTAGAAATTGCTGAAAAATGTTATGATGAAATGCTTGATCGAGGTGTTGTACTAAACAAAGTGAATGTTGCCAATTTCAGCAGGTGCCTCTGTGGGGttggaaaaattgaaaaagctatGAAGGTGATTCGTGAGATGATGAGGAAGGGCTTTATACCAGATGTTAGTACATATTCTAAGGTTATCAGTTTTCTTTGTAATGCCTCAAAACTAGACAAGGCATTTTTATTGTTCCAGGAAATGAGAGGCAATGGCATTGTTCCTGATATTTATACTTATACAATGCTTATAGACAATTTTTGCAAAGCTGGCCTTATTCAACAGGCACGCAGCTGGTTTAATGAAATGGTGAAGGATGGCTGCAAGCCCAATGTGGTAACATATACTGCTCTTATTCATGCTTACCttaaagcaaggaaaatgtctgatgcaaatgatctatttgagatgATGCTAACAGAAGGATGCTTGCCTAATGTTGTCACCTTCACTGCTTTGATTGATGGTCATTGCAAAGCTGGAGATGTTGAAAGGGCTTACCAAATCTACGCAAGGATGGTGGGCAATGAAAACATTCCGGATGTAGACATGTATTTCAGGGGCAGCGATGAAAGTGCTAAAGAAGTGAATGTTGTTACATATGGTGCTTTGGTTGATGGTTTATGCAAAGTACACAAGGTAAAGGAGGCCTGTAATCTTTTGGATGTAATGTCAACTCAAGGCTGTGAGCCAAACCACATAGTATATGATGCTCTTATTGATGGATTTTGCAAGGCTGGGAAGCTAGATGAAGCACAGAGTATATATACACGGATGTTGGAACGTGGGTACAATCCAAGTCTTTATACCTATAGCTCTTTTCTCGACAGGTTATTTAAGGATAAGCGCCTTGATCTTGCTATTAAAGTATTGTCTAAAATGCTTGAAAATTCCTGCGCTCCTAATGTCGTGATATACACAGAGATGGTTGATGGCCTTTGCAAAGTTGGGAAGACAGATGAAGCTTATAAACTTCTGTTAATGATGGAAGAAAAGGGTTGCCAACCAAATGTTGTGACTTACACTTCCATGATTGATGGCTTTGGTAAAGTCGGTAAACTGGATAGATGCAGTGAGCTTTTTCAGAGGATGAGTATGAAAGGTTGTGCTCCAAATTACATTACTTATGCGGTATTAATAAATCATTATTCTGTGGCTGGTCTCTTAGATGAAGCGTACCAGCTGCTGGAGGAAATGAGAAAAACTTATTGGCCGGTACAAATGGCAAGCTACCGTAAGGTCATTGAAGGCTTCAACAAAGAGTTTATAACGAGTCTTGGCCTCTTAACTGACATAAGTCAGGTTGATTCTGTTGTTCCAGTTATTCCAATTTACAAACTTCTAATCCATAGCTTCAACAAAGCAGGGAGATTGGAGGTGGCTCTTGAGCTGCTTGAAGAGATCTCGTCATCGTCCTCGTCTCCATCTACCATGGCAAACATGTATTCATCTCTGATTGAGAGCCTCTGCCATTCACACAAAGTTGAGAAAGCCTTTGAGCTGTATGTGGACATGATAAACAGGGGTTTAATTCCTGAGCTTGGCGTCTTTGTTAATCTTATTAGAGGACTAATCAATGTCAATAGATGGGAGAATGCACTTCATCTTTCGGAGAGCTTATGTTACATG GATATCCAATGGCTGCCCTGTGATAACACCAGGGGAGTTAGCTAG